The following DNA comes from Cellulosilyticum sp. I15G10I2.
CATCCAGAAATGGAGTAAGACCCCTTAGAGACTATGAGGTTGATAGGTTGGAGCTGTAAGTGTAGTAATACATGTAGGTGACCAATACTAACGGTTCGAGGGTTTGACCTAAAAAAACAAGGTTAAATGAAAAAATACATCGTAGTATTTGTTTTTGAGAATACAAAGAACACAAAATTAAAAAGAAAATTTTTTGTTCTTAATAAACTTTAGTCCAAATGACAAATCTTAAGTTTACAAAGTAAACGCAAGATTTGGAATAGGCATTTCGTCAAGCCTAAGGTTAATCATTTATTTAAAAACCAATAAGTTAAGTTTTTGGGGCTGGATATTCCTTTCACGTAGAGGGAATAAATATCCTGAAGGCTGACTACGTAGTATTGCGTAGCAAATCTTACAGGTTTATTTGAATGGTACTTAGGGAGACTGTTTGAGCGCATGCGAGTTTCGACCGTTCATTCAAAGAAAGCTGTTTAGATTTGCAGCAAGACGAAGTCGGAAGACTGAAGGAAATTTATTCCCAATATTTTTGGTGGCGATGCGACTAGGGGACACACCCGTTCCCATACCGAACACGTAGGTTAAGACCTAGTCGGCCGATGGTACTTGCTTGGAGACGAGCCGGGAGAGTAGGTGGCTGCCAAATCAACGTGCCCGAGTGGCGGAACTGGCAGACGCACAGGACTTAAAATCCTGCGAGCTAACCCTCGTACCGGTTCGATTCCGGTCTCGGGCATAAAAGACTACAAACTATAGTTTGTAGTCTTTTTGCTATGTGCAAATATAATGAGTCAATACAATACAAATGGTTGAATTTTCTTGACTAATAAGTCAAATAGGAATATAATAGCATATGACTGAGGAGTCAGCACCATGAGAAAGAAAATCTACTTTAAATAAATAATCAAAGGTGACTAAATGGATGAATGATAAGTTTCTAAATTTAAATTATGAAAAGCAAGGAGCGATACTTAAGGCAGCCATAAAAGAATTTGCTATTCAAGGATATGATAGAGCTTCTACAGACACGATAGCTCATAATGCTGGTATTTCTAAAGGAAGCTTATTTAATTACTTTAATAATAAGTTAAATCTCTATGCATATGTTTTAGATTACGCCATTACGATTATTAATGACAATATACTTAAAGCTATAGAGCACATAGAGGACAAGGATTTTTATAATCGTTTAAAAAAGATATCTATCATTAAACATAAAGCTTTTATAAAATATCCAGAAGAAAGTCATATTGTTACGCACTTCTTTATGAAACCGATGAAAACTGTTTTGGAAACAAATGAGCTATTTAAAAAATATTATTTACTTGATGA
Coding sequences within:
- a CDS encoding TetR/AcrR family transcriptional regulator, translated to MNDKFLNLNYEKQGAILKAAIKEFAIQGYDRASTDTIAHNAGISKGSLFNYFNNKLNLYAYVLDYAITIINDNILKAIEHIEDKDFYNRLKKISIIKHKAFIKYPEESHIVTHFFMKPMKTVLETNELFKKYYLLDDTILQEHLICYLDEKKLRRGITKEDVLFITSTLFEALIKRHIEMNSIQSSVGEHDLDEEHSGFDKYIEVLKNGVYKNEHTI